The following are from one region of the Rosettibacter firmus genome:
- a CDS encoding glycoside hydrolase family 5 protein: MSKLLKPKSTFLFLFFSIFILLSKTFCIQMDSSKSVVEKFGNLQVKGTKILDKNGNPVVLRGMSLFWSQLMGKYYNYDCIKWLRDDWNCTVVRASMGIEEADGKYGYIKNPDEEFNKIKTVIEACIDLGIYVIVDWHDHNAHKHPELAIDFFKRIAKLYGDKPNLIYEIYNEPMQISWENDIKPYAEAVIKSIREIDPDNLIIVGTSTWSQDVDIAADDPLKFDNIVYALHFYAASHKQALRDKAIKALEKGIAIFVSEFGTCEYTGSGYLDYEETDKWIKFMEDNHISWCNWSIADKKETSAALKVDNKPDGNWQDDELTDSGKFIRGKIKSFNKTIFESLKD; the protein is encoded by the coding sequence ATGAGTAAATTACTAAAACCTAAGAGTACGTTTTTATTTTTGTTTTTTTCAATATTCATTTTATTATCAAAAACCTTTTGCATACAAATGGATAGTTCTAAAAGCGTAGTTGAGAAGTTTGGTAATTTGCAAGTAAAAGGAACAAAAATTTTAGACAAAAATGGAAATCCAGTTGTTTTAAGAGGGATGAGTCTCTTCTGGAGTCAATTAATGGGGAAATATTATAATTATGATTGCATTAAATGGCTGCGAGATGATTGGAACTGTACAGTAGTTCGTGCTTCTATGGGAATTGAAGAAGCTGATGGAAAATATGGTTATATAAAAAATCCTGATGAAGAGTTTAATAAAATAAAAACAGTTATCGAAGCTTGTATTGATTTAGGAATTTATGTTATTGTCGATTGGCATGATCATAATGCTCATAAACATCCTGAACTTGCAATAGATTTTTTTAAAAGAATAGCTAAACTTTATGGCGATAAACCAAATCTTATTTATGAAATTTATAATGAACCAATGCAGATTTCCTGGGAAAATGATATTAAACCTTATGCAGAAGCTGTAATTAAAAGCATTCGTGAAATTGATCCAGATAATTTAATTATTGTAGGAACATCCACATGGTCTCAAGATGTTGATATAGCAGCAGATGATCCATTAAAATTTGATAACATCGTTTATGCTCTTCACTTTTATGCTGCAAGTCATAAGCAAGCATTAAGAGATAAAGCAATTAAAGCATTAGAAAAAGGGATAGCAATTTTTGTAAGTGAATTTGGAACTTGTGAATACACAGGGAGTGGTTATCTTGATTACGAAGAAACTGATAAGTGGATTAAATTTATGGAAGATAATCATATTAGCTGGTGCAATTGGTCTATTGCAGATAAAAAAGAAACATCTGCTGCTCTTAAGGTTGATAACAAACCAGATGGTAACTGGCAGGATGATGAACTTACAGATTCAGGAAAATTTATTAGAGGAAAAATTAAATCATTTAATAAAACTATTTTTGAATCACTCAAAGACTAA
- a CDS encoding sugar-binding protein: protein MKKFTVLLTTFLLLAVAFTLNAGPKRVINLKSIVNDVLIIPKTAVPPVIDGELDNIWLLTTAIPLQKFESGSSDTDKVYDDHSSFFRVLWDDNNFYLFVQVIDDELDASNRGEPWMNDCVELFLDGDNSKGSTYDGVNDVQWRWVYGDDKLEQSQRISSGPGDFVFKQTEEGYNLEVAIPKAQVEPYMPLTDEQEIGFEISNADRDQGNRDHVIHWWTTDGNTWQNASLFGTAVLDPNEVDEVLKINYTESAPIIDGDFDDTWNNSLEYSLTRLEGAPLSDTIYTSWNDHLSSFWCLWDDNNFYLFVKVTDEELDASNRGEPWMNDCVELFLDGDNSKGTTYDGVNDVQWRWVYGDDKLEESQRISSGPGTYVFKKTDDGYNLEVAIPKAQVEPYMPLKDDQEIGFEISNADRDKGSRNDVRHWWTTDGNTWQNASLFGTAILTGKKTSVRYEPVLVQNYRLEQNYPNPFNPTTKITYALPNDGYVKLAVYDILGNEIKTLINQYQKAGVYTVDFNANNMSSGVYFYKLITNNVNLTRKMMLIK, encoded by the coding sequence ATGAAAAAATTCACTGTGTTGTTAACCACGTTTTTGTTACTGGCAGTAGCTTTTACTCTAAATGCTGGACCTAAAAGGGTTATTAATTTAAAATCAATTGTGAATGATGTTCTAATAATTCCAAAAACAGCAGTTCCACCAGTTATAGATGGTGAGTTAGATAATATCTGGCTTCTTACAACAGCAATTCCATTACAAAAATTTGAAAGTGGCAGTTCAGATACAGATAAAGTATATGATGATCATTCCTCGTTTTTCCGTGTATTGTGGGATGATAATAACTTTTACCTGTTTGTGCAGGTAATTGATGATGAATTAGATGCATCAAACAGGGGAGAGCCATGGATGAATGATTGTGTCGAATTATTCCTCGATGGCGATAATTCAAAAGGAAGTACATACGATGGAGTAAATGATGTCCAGTGGAGATGGGTATATGGTGATGATAAATTAGAACAAAGTCAACGAATTAGCAGTGGTCCTGGAGATTTTGTTTTCAAACAAACCGAGGAGGGTTATAATCTTGAAGTTGCAATTCCAAAAGCTCAGGTAGAACCATATATGCCATTAACAGATGAACAAGAAATTGGATTTGAAATTTCGAATGCTGATAGAGACCAGGGAAATAGAGATCATGTAATTCACTGGTGGACAACAGATGGCAATACCTGGCAAAATGCATCTTTATTTGGTACTGCAGTTCTTGACCCCAATGAAGTTGATGAAGTATTGAAAATTAATTACACTGAGTCGGCCCCAATTATTGATGGTGATTTTGATGATACATGGAATAATTCGCTTGAATACAGTTTAACAAGATTAGAAGGTGCACCACTAAGTGATACAATATATACATCATGGAATGACCATTTGTCTTCATTCTGGTGCTTGTGGGATGACAATAACTTTTATTTGTTTGTTAAAGTTACTGATGAAGAATTAGATGCCTCAAATAGGGGAGAACCATGGATGAATGATTGTGTTGAATTATTCCTAGATGGCGATAATTCAAAAGGGACTACATACGATGGAGTAAATGATGTCCAGTGGAGATGGGTATATGGTGATGATAAATTAGAAGAAAGCCAGCGAATTAGTAGTGGACCTGGGACTTATGTATTTAAGAAAACAGATGATGGTTATAATCTTGAAGTTGCAATTCCAAAAGCTCAGGTAGAACCATATATGCCTTTAAAAGATGATCAAGAAATTGGATTTGAAATTTCAAATGCCGATAGAGATAAAGGTAGTAGAAATGATGTTAGACACTGGTGGACAACAGATGGTAACACATGGCAAAATGCATCTTTATTTGGTACAGCAATTCTAACTGGTAAAAAGACTAGTGTAAGATATGAACCTGTTTTGGTTCAGAATTATAGATTAGAACAAAATTATCCAAATCCTTTTAACCCTACAACTAAAATTACATATGCATTGCCAAATGATGGTTATGTAAAACTTGCTGTATATGATATTCTTGGAAATGAAATTAAAACTTTGATAAATCAGTATCAAAAAGCAGGAGTTTACACCGTTGATTTCAATGCTAATAATATGTCAAGCGGCGTATACTTCTATAAACTTATAACAAATAATGTTAACTTAACACGCAAAATGATGCTGATAAAATAA
- a CDS encoding PorV/PorQ family protein — protein sequence MKTLMLIFLFIIVTNINAQQKLAQTGFNFLSVSNDARASAIGEAVTSFQNYSGALFYNPASMAQMDKFFNANFSINQWIADIKHITASMIISPFNGDMGVIGFSIQSVDYGEVEGTMVANNEKGYVDTKIMKPTALAVGIGYAKMLNDKFGVGGQVRYVYQKLGESIVPTKDGTVEKENKANALAFDFGTVYKTGFKSITFGMSVRNFSKEVKYEEEGFQLPLNFVIGISANLFDFVNVGLNNQTLLVSIDYTHPRSRPEQLKIGTEYQFMNIIYLRGGYIIGNYEDNITFGVGITYSGFNIDYSYTPYGIFNNVQRITARISF from the coding sequence GTGAAAACTTTAATGTTAATTTTTTTATTCATAATTGTTACTAATATAAATGCACAACAGAAGTTAGCTCAAACAGGTTTTAATTTCCTGAGTGTTTCAAATGATGCAAGAGCAAGTGCAATTGGAGAAGCTGTAACATCATTCCAGAATTATTCAGGTGCTCTATTTTATAACCCTGCAAGTATGGCACAAATGGATAAATTCTTTAATGCAAATTTTAGTATAAATCAGTGGATTGCAGATATAAAACACATTACTGCAAGCATGATTATATCTCCATTTAATGGTGATATGGGAGTTATTGGTTTTAGTATCCAATCAGTTGATTACGGCGAAGTTGAAGGTACTATGGTTGCTAATAATGAAAAAGGTTATGTAGATACTAAAATAATGAAACCTACAGCCTTAGCTGTTGGAATTGGTTATGCAAAAATGTTGAATGATAAATTTGGTGTGGGTGGACAGGTTAGATATGTTTATCAAAAATTAGGAGAAAGTATAGTTCCAACAAAAGACGGTACAGTAGAAAAAGAAAACAAAGCAAATGCATTAGCATTCGACTTTGGTACAGTTTATAAAACTGGATTTAAGAGCATTACCTTCGGAATGTCTGTAAGAAATTTTTCTAAAGAAGTTAAATATGAAGAAGAAGGATTTCAACTCCCCTTGAATTTTGTAATAGGCATTTCTGCAAATCTCTTTGATTTTGTTAATGTAGGATTGAACAATCAAACATTACTGGTTTCTATTGATTACACACACCCAAGATCAAGACCAGAACAATTAAAGATAGGAACGGAATATCAATTTATGAATATCATTTATTTAAGAGGAGGCTATATTATTGGTAATTACGAAGATAATATAACATTTGGGGTTGGAATTACTTATTCAGGGTTTAATATCGATTATTCATACACTCCTTATGGAATTTTTAATAATGTTCAAAGAATAACTGCAAGAATTTCATTTTAA
- a CDS encoding sodium:solute symporter family protein has product MYLHIIDIIIILLYLTTTIIIGFVISKRASKDIHNYFLGGNRLPWWMLGVSDASGMFDIAGTMLIVYWLTVYGMKSMWIPWIWPVFNQIFLMVYLSPWLRRSNVMTGAEWIKTRFGTDKGATLSHFIVVIFALISVIGFLSYGFKGIGKFAAAFLPPLVTDPEVLMQYPQINANLYALILMGITTLYVVKGGMMSVVATEVLQYCILSVSAIALGIIAMYNISPEMINNVVPEGWKSLSFGWSLNLDWSTVTSEAATKVKAFNNWILNDGYSMFGLFFGMMIFKGIFVAAAGPAPNYDMQRILSTRNPKEAAKMNSLVNVVLNPTRYFMAAGLTVLALTNFDNLYKSSITSPDFEAILPEVLAHYVPAGLLGLLMAGFIAAFMSNFAATVNAAPAYIVNDIYKRYINPDAHPKKYVRMSYLASLGVVIVGISIGFFVESINQIALWIVSSLWGGYTAANVLKWYWWRFNGYGYFWGMVAGMSTSLILLMLEKIGIITFINNWPLLANPSMNSFPIIFINSIIGCLLGTFLTKPVNENVLMKFYHNVRPWGFWKPIHEKVIKLDPEFKANKNFKRDMFNIVIGMAWQITLMSSPVFLVLREYKSLIISVSVLIITSLILKFNWWDKLEENYGGQPSELDLSSIEKPALVEEK; this is encoded by the coding sequence ATGTACCTTCATATAATCGATATCATTATAATTTTGTTATACCTAACAACAACAATAATTATAGGATTTGTAATTTCAAAAAGGGCTTCTAAGGATATTCATAATTATTTCCTTGGTGGAAATCGTCTTCCATGGTGGATGCTTGGAGTTTCAGATGCATCTGGCATGTTCGATATTGCTGGAACAATGCTCATTGTTTACTGGCTTACAGTATATGGAATGAAAAGTATGTGGATTCCATGGATATGGCCAGTTTTTAATCAAATATTTTTGATGGTTTATTTATCACCATGGCTTAGAAGATCAAATGTTATGACAGGAGCTGAATGGATTAAAACAAGATTTGGAACAGATAAAGGTGCAACACTTTCTCACTTTATTGTAGTTATATTTGCATTAATAAGTGTAATTGGTTTTCTATCATATGGATTTAAAGGAATAGGTAAATTTGCTGCGGCATTCTTACCACCATTAGTAACCGATCCTGAAGTTTTGATGCAATATCCTCAAATTAATGCTAATCTGTATGCATTAATTTTAATGGGCATAACAACTCTTTATGTAGTAAAAGGTGGTATGATGAGTGTTGTTGCTACAGAAGTTTTGCAATATTGTATTTTATCGGTTTCTGCAATTGCACTGGGAATAATTGCAATGTATAATATTTCACCTGAAATGATTAACAATGTTGTACCTGAAGGATGGAAAAGTTTATCATTTGGCTGGAGTTTGAATCTGGATTGGTCTACAGTTACTTCAGAAGCTGCTACTAAAGTAAAAGCATTTAATAACTGGATTCTTAATGATGGCTATTCAATGTTTGGATTATTTTTTGGTATGATGATATTTAAAGGAATATTTGTAGCAGCTGCTGGTCCTGCTCCTAATTATGATATGCAAAGAATTCTATCTACAAGAAATCCTAAAGAAGCTGCTAAGATGAATTCTCTTGTTAATGTTGTTCTTAATCCAACAAGATATTTTATGGCTGCTGGATTAACTGTATTGGCTCTTACAAATTTTGATAACTTATATAAAAGTTCTATAACCAGTCCGGATTTTGAAGCAATTTTACCAGAAGTGCTGGCTCATTATGTCCCGGCAGGTTTACTTGGACTTTTAATGGCAGGTTTTATTGCAGCATTTATGAGTAATTTTGCAGCTACCGTTAATGCAGCTCCTGCTTATATTGTTAATGATATTTATAAACGTTATATAAATCCCGATGCACATCCTAAAAAATATGTTAGAATGAGTTATCTGGCTTCCCTTGGTGTCGTAATTGTTGGTATTAGTATTGGCTTTTTTGTTGAATCAATTAATCAAATAGCATTATGGATTGTCTCTTCTCTCTGGGGTGGTTATACTGCAGCAAATGTTTTGAAATGGTATTGGTGGCGTTTTAATGGTTATGGTTATTTCTGGGGAATGGTTGCCGGTATGTCAACTTCTTTAATTTTACTCATGCTTGAAAAAATTGGGATAATAACTTTTATAAATAATTGGCCATTACTTGCCAATCCCAGTATGAACTCTTTTCCTATTATATTTATTAATTCTATTATTGGATGTTTATTAGGTACTTTTCTTACTAAACCAGTAAACGAAAATGTATTGATGAAATTTTATCATAATGTTCGCCCATGGGGCTTCTGGAAACCAATTCATGAAAAAGTTATCAAGTTAGATCCAGAATTTAAAGCAAATAAAAATTTTAAAAGAGACATGTTTAATATTGTAATAGGAATGGCCTGGCAAATTACTTTAATGTCTTCACCTGTATTTCTGGTTTTAAGAGAATATAAGTCATTAATAATTAGCGTTTCTGTTTTAATTATAACTTCATTGATACTGAAATTTAACTGGTGGGATAAACTTGAAGAAAATTATGGTGGTCAACCTTCAGAATTAGATTTATCTTCAATTGAAAAACCAGCTTTGGTTGAAGAAAAGTAA
- a CDS encoding GDSL-type esterase/lipase family protein yields the protein MKRSNQNVYNENNLSPLKRKVFWLITLSIPIIFLIVLEIFLQLINYGGNLDLFIEGPEGYENYLRCNPNVARRYFTYQSIVPTPPKQLMLKIKPSNGFRIFVIGESSTAGFPYGNNASFPMYLRRILKKTFPDKEIEVINISMAAINSYALLDLVDEIVEYQPDALLIYTGHNEYYGALGVGSTQSIGNLRWLVRTYLEMEKFRTFLFIKDIIAWLKIKFDAILNKNNIQNQSATLMEEVVAEQIIPYKSSMYEEGKIQFKENIERIIKIAKARNVKIILSELVSNLRDQKPFISINDRYGNADSFYQKAKYYESIGDYIKAKEFYIKSKDLDALRFRAPEEFNSILHSLANKYNVPIVPLVDYFEKESPHELIGNNLMLEHLHPNKDGYFLIAKAFYNTLKAYKIIDTLWNDINLDEEKNVGITELDSVYADLSVKRLKSSWPFVPKNKPNSFFTDFVPSNILEELSIKILKDPEYSIETAHMDLGKYYEEKNQFDKALLEYNALINSIPQEVEFQINAATVLIKMKKYDEAFNILKNSLTYRSTSFAYKWLGQIELLRNNFSQAIFYLKKANLQDPQVVFNLCRAYYYKKQVIEGDNYFYILQNIAPRSKYYFYLSRLRTLVKNNYEIPKIEIN from the coding sequence ATGAAAAGATCTAACCAAAATGTTTATAATGAAAATAACTTATCTCCACTAAAACGTAAAGTATTTTGGTTAATAACTCTTTCGATACCAATTATTTTTTTAATTGTGCTAGAAATTTTTTTACAATTGATTAACTATGGTGGTAATCTTGATTTGTTTATTGAAGGTCCTGAAGGTTACGAAAATTATTTAAGATGTAATCCAAATGTTGCAAGACGATATTTTACATATCAGTCAATTGTTCCTACTCCACCAAAACAATTAATGCTTAAGATAAAACCTTCAAATGGATTTAGAATTTTTGTAATCGGTGAATCTTCAACTGCTGGATTCCCTTATGGTAATAATGCTTCTTTCCCGATGTACTTGAGAAGGATATTAAAAAAAACATTTCCTGATAAAGAAATAGAAGTAATTAACATATCTATGGCTGCTATTAATTCATATGCATTGTTGGATCTGGTAGATGAAATTGTTGAGTATCAACCTGATGCTCTTCTAATTTATACTGGTCACAATGAATATTATGGTGCACTTGGAGTTGGTTCAACTCAATCTATAGGTAATTTAAGATGGCTTGTAAGAACTTATCTTGAAATGGAAAAGTTTAGAACATTTTTATTTATTAAAGATATTATCGCATGGCTTAAAATTAAATTCGATGCAATTCTGAATAAGAATAATATTCAAAATCAATCTGCTACTTTAATGGAAGAAGTTGTTGCCGAACAAATTATTCCATATAAAAGCTCAATGTATGAAGAAGGGAAAATTCAATTTAAAGAAAATATTGAACGTATTATTAAAATTGCTAAAGCAAGAAATGTTAAGATTATCTTGAGTGAACTTGTAAGTAATTTAAGAGATCAAAAGCCATTTATTTCAATAAATGATAGGTATGGTAACGCAGATAGTTTTTATCAAAAGGCAAAGTATTATGAAAGTATTGGTGATTATATTAAAGCGAAAGAATTTTATATAAAATCAAAAGATCTGGATGCATTAAGATTTAGAGCACCAGAAGAATTTAATTCTATTCTTCATTCATTGGCAAATAAGTATAACGTTCCTATCGTTCCTTTGGTTGATTATTTCGAAAAAGAATCTCCACATGAATTAATTGGAAATAATTTAATGCTCGAACATCTTCATCCAAATAAAGATGGTTATTTCTTAATTGCAAAAGCTTTTTACAACACTTTGAAAGCTTATAAAATAATTGACACTTTATGGAACGATATAAATCTGGACGAAGAAAAAAATGTTGGCATAACAGAGTTGGACAGTGTCTATGCCGATCTATCTGTTAAGCGACTTAAAAGTAGCTGGCCTTTTGTACCAAAAAACAAACCAAATAGTTTTTTTACAGATTTTGTGCCTTCGAATATTTTAGAAGAATTGTCTATAAAAATATTGAAGGATCCCGAATATAGTATTGAAACTGCTCATATGGACTTGGGCAAGTATTACGAAGAAAAAAATCAATTTGATAAAGCATTACTTGAATATAATGCTTTGATTAATTCTATACCTCAGGAAGTTGAATTCCAGATTAATGCTGCTACTGTATTAATTAAAATGAAAAAATATGATGAAGCATTTAATATTCTTAAAAATTCACTTACATATAGAAGTACTTCTTTTGCTTATAAATGGTTGGGACAGATTGAATTATTAAGAAATAATTTCTCTCAAGCAATTTTTTACTTAAAGAAAGCAAATTTACAGGATCCACAGGTGGTCTTTAATTTGTGTCGAGCTTATTATTATAAAAAACAAGTAATAGAAGGAGATAATTACTTTTATATACTTCAAAATATTGCTCCAAGATCTAAATACTACTTTTACTTGTCAAGATTAAGAACATTAGTTAAAAATAATTATGAAATACCTAAGATAGAAATTAATTGA
- a CDS encoding IPT/TIG domain-containing protein: protein MKGRKFVIFIVVITIAGLIKCTKYEEPPLIFNPESLQLAPSPKVSSIIPKDSARAGVREIIINGENFGVTPDNNTIVFVGGKITEIKSLSPNQIVIYRPQLELSKYNKPLDVVISVQKALELAKIKNYKINIPYEQYGDFNNYTYNLFAIEVDKQENLYIATRRALLKYDGKEIVRVGGQLPSDFSRVSDLKFGPGGFLYALVSKNVLYRLDPNTGAEEKYLTLPKECDRLDFDQYNNLYTAKKDGLFIVKPDKSIITTNLYQSVIITDIRVFNNYLYVTSAENIWKHRILDNNGTLGDQEPVLNVKNQGADFSRATISSITFDKDGMMLVVLKNHPNYSLFVLESDGTLSPYYKANILPKFIDQIVWGNSFYLYLNRGITLTRDSVRVYRMGMVNTSAPYYGRDNL from the coding sequence ATGAAAGGAAGAAAGTTTGTTATTTTTATTGTAGTTATAACAATTGCTGGTTTGATAAAATGTACAAAGTATGAGGAACCACCATTAATTTTTAATCCAGAAAGTCTGCAATTAGCCCCATCTCCAAAAGTAAGTTCAATAATTCCAAAAGATTCTGCCCGTGCAGGTGTACGAGAAATTATAATTAATGGAGAAAATTTTGGAGTTACTCCAGATAACAATACAATCGTTTTTGTAGGAGGTAAAATAACAGAAATAAAAAGTTTATCACCAAATCAAATAGTAATTTATAGACCTCAACTTGAACTCTCAAAATACAACAAACCTCTTGATGTTGTTATCTCAGTTCAGAAAGCTCTTGAACTGGCTAAAATTAAAAACTATAAGATAAACATTCCTTATGAACAATACGGCGACTTTAATAATTATACATATAATTTGTTTGCAATAGAAGTTGATAAACAGGAAAATTTATATATAGCCACAAGAAGAGCATTGTTAAAATATGATGGGAAAGAAATTGTTAGAGTTGGGGGTCAACTGCCAAGCGACTTTTCAAGAGTTAGTGATTTAAAATTTGGACCGGGTGGATTCTTATATGCATTGGTGAGCAAAAATGTTTTGTACAGATTGGATCCAAATACTGGTGCCGAAGAAAAATATCTTACGCTTCCTAAAGAATGTGATAGATTAGATTTTGATCAATATAATAATCTATACACAGCAAAAAAAGATGGTTTATTTATTGTTAAACCAGATAAATCAATAATCACAACTAATCTTTATCAGAGTGTAATAATTACAGATATAAGAGTTTTTAATAATTATTTATATGTAACAAGTGCAGAAAATATCTGGAAACATAGAATACTCGACAATAATGGCACACTTGGAGATCAAGAACCAGTATTAAATGTAAAAAATCAAGGGGCAGATTTTAGTAGAGCTACAATTAGTTCGATAACTTTTGATAAAGATGGGATGATGCTGGTAGTTCTTAAAAATCATCCTAATTATTCGTTGTTTGTTTTAGAAAGTGATGGAACTTTATCACCTTATTACAAGGCAAATATACTTCCCAAATTTATAGATCAAATTGTCTGGGGCAACTCATTTTATCTCTACTTAAATAGAGGAATTACTTTAACCAGAGATTCTGTTCGTGTTTACAGAATGGGTATGGTGAATACAAGTGCACCGTATTACGGAAGAGATAATTTATAA